In the genome of Calditrichota bacterium, the window TCCGGCGGTTTCCGCTCAACGACAAGGAAAACTGCCTGTACGCCAAGGATGTCATCTCTTTGGCACGGGAAAAGGGCTATTTCAGCGGCAAGGACGAGGAGTTCAGCTTTGCCGAGGCCTATGCCCCTCCTGACTTTAGCGCGCTGCGCTTCTGCGAGGCGCGCGTGTGGAGCTTTTTCCGGCGTGCTGCCCCTTCGCAGCATTTTGCGCTGGACTATGTGCGCGGCGATGTGAGCGCCGAGCCGCTGCCGCTGTGGATCAAGCCCGACAAGAAGCTCAGTGTGCGCGACGTCATGGAGCTCATGCGCGACCACTTTGAGCGGACCGAGTTCGACCTCTCCGTGGGGGTGGGCGCAGGGCCTTTCGGTCTGCCCTACCGCTGGCGCCCGCTCACCTGGATGGTCGACAGCGTTCGCTACTTCAACGAGCGGGCCATCTCCACCCAACAGACCGGCTTCTCCTTCATCGCGCAGGCACGCTCCTGGCTGCCTAACCCCATAGGCGGCGTGTTCTGGTTCGGCGTAGACGACACCTACAGCACCGTCTACGTTCCCATCTACTGCGGCATCACCGAAGTGCCAAAAAGCTACGCGGTGGGCACAGGCTCCTTTGACCAGTTCAGCTGGGACTCTGCCTTCTGGGTGTTCAACTTTGTCGCCAACTATGCCTACTCCCGCTACTGCGACATGATCCAGGACATTCAAAAGGTGCAGCGGGAACTGGAGGGCAAGTTCCTTGCGGCACAGCCGGAAGTGGAAAAAGCAGCGCTGGCCCTGTACCAGACTTCGCCGCGACTGGCGGTCGACTACTTGACCCAGTACTCGGTGCGCGAAGCCGAGGCGACCGTAGCGCGCTGGAAAAAGTTGGGCGAATTCCTCATCTACAAATACCTGGACGGCAACGTCAAGGACGAGCTCGGGCATGTGAAGCATCCTGGCTATCCGGAGAGCTGGTACCGGCAGATCGTGCGCGACAGCGGCGATCGCTATCGCGTGCCAAAGTGAGCGGTTGCCACCAAGGAGCAATGCGGAGGACACATGAGCAAGATTTCCGTCACCCACAATCCTCCTCCAGAGACCTTGGAGAAGCTGGGCGTGAAAGAGTGGCCCATCTGGACGAAGGAGGCCTCGGAGTTTCCGTGGTTCTACGACGAGCAAGAGACCTGCTACTTTCTCGAAGGCGAGGTGACCGTCACCCCCGAAGGCGAAGAGCCGGTGAAGATTGGCAAGGGAGATCTGGTTGTCTTCCCGCAAGGGATGTCGTGCACCTGGAAGATCCACAAGGACGTGCGCAAGCACTACCGCTTCGGATGAACTCGCCACGCACTATGCCGATCGGCTCTTGAACGAGTTTGCAAAGAATTGACCGGCTCGCCCTTAGCCAGCCGGTAAGGCCGCCTTCGAGGCCGCTTGGTGCAAGTCCTCGCGCGGCCGGTGGAATAGGGCTTTCGCTCCATGCGAAGTAGGTCTCGGCACAAACGG includes:
- a CDS encoding C69 family dipeptidase, yielding RRFPLNDKENCLYAKDVISLAREKGYFSGKDEEFSFAEAYAPPDFSALRFCEARVWSFFRRAAPSQHFALDYVRGDVSAEPLPLWIKPDKKLSVRDVMELMRDHFERTEFDLSVGVGAGPFGLPYRWRPLTWMVDSVRYFNERAISTQQTGFSFIAQARSWLPNPIGGVFWFGVDDTYSTVYVPIYCGITEVPKSYAVGTGSFDQFSWDSAFWVFNFVANYAYSRYCDMIQDIQKVQRELEGKFLAAQPEVEKAALALYQTSPRLAVDYLTQYSVREAEATVARWKKLGEFLIYKYLDGNVKDELGHVKHPGYPESWYRQIVRDSGDRYRVPK
- a CDS encoding cupin domain-containing protein is translated as MSKISVTHNPPPETLEKLGVKEWPIWTKEASEFPWFYDEQETCYFLEGEVTVTPEGEEPVKIGKGDLVVFPQGMSCTWKIHKDVRKHYRFG